A region of Selenomonadales bacterium 4137-cl DNA encodes the following proteins:
- a CDS encoding VWA domain-containing protein, with product MSEAKLDYNAGFFTELDGPAALLQTLFRDNKGARIGQSTVASRKMHTVDAAKPETVTILTNVDAGKAFYNRQNADEVFHLDVFHQCGRVDHRQVASRLRQAIEVYGFHSHIYASHHLGFKAGSYAVSADLVDVQTGTGGGRITGSLSYGQKLSLRRAHENHVHITAMLPGDHAASLFYLVLAAEDAIRAAGLELRRNERIVYGRGGGNGDLSPYCDQSDSFLRQKGGAASAAAQRHQYLQDATDLIEEFDTVQDVRDILEEADGGAGEQKLLQSLARRGSGEQALRRLEHQGIVTVEGGKVRLTEYGKGFKVYLDRHLPEIEAYLRRAFRLFRPPAWRPGRSKLLAEGQGGIGPRQLKMRDGSAPAGELAVAETVNAAARRSVETVGGGLEISAEDLREFVRKRRQKAELCLVVDASASMTGQRLRAAKFLARHLLLSTPDRLSIIAFQEDSAKLVLPLTRDWQLVENSLRGIRSYGSTPLAGALTACLAYLHDANVRNPLIILITDGIPTVADHSRDPLADSLEAAAAIRQSGYGFACIGLKPHRSFLAQLAERAGGSLYVMEELEKHAMVNAAWCERAGRVL from the coding sequence ATGTCTGAGGCGAAACTTGATTACAACGCCGGCTTTTTCACCGAGCTCGACGGTCCGGCAGCTCTTTTGCAGACGCTGTTCAGGGACAACAAGGGGGCGAGGATCGGCCAGAGTACGGTGGCAAGCCGCAAGATGCATACCGTCGATGCGGCAAAACCGGAAACGGTTACCATCCTGACGAATGTCGACGCCGGAAAGGCTTTCTACAACCGGCAAAACGCCGACGAAGTTTTTCATCTCGATGTTTTCCACCAATGCGGCCGGGTCGATCATCGTCAGGTGGCGTCCAGGCTGCGTCAGGCGATCGAGGTGTACGGTTTTCATAGCCATATTTACGCCAGCCATCATTTGGGGTTCAAGGCAGGCAGCTACGCGGTCAGCGCCGATCTCGTGGATGTACAGACCGGGACCGGCGGCGGCCGAATAACCGGGAGCCTGAGCTACGGCCAGAAGCTTTCCCTGCGGCGGGCCCACGAGAACCACGTGCATATCACGGCTATGCTGCCCGGCGACCATGCCGCCAGCCTGTTTTACCTCGTTCTGGCGGCGGAGGACGCCATCCGGGCCGCGGGACTTGAACTGCGGCGCAATGAGAGGATCGTTTACGGCCGGGGTGGCGGCAACGGCGACCTTTCTCCCTACTGTGACCAGTCGGACTCTTTTTTGCGTCAGAAGGGGGGCGCCGCATCGGCTGCTGCGCAGCGGCACCAGTATCTTCAGGATGCCACCGATCTGATCGAAGAATTCGATACCGTGCAGGATGTAAGGGATATTCTCGAGGAGGCGGACGGTGGGGCGGGGGAACAGAAACTGCTGCAGTCGCTGGCGCGCCGGGGGAGCGGCGAACAGGCGCTCCGGCGGCTCGAACACCAGGGAATTGTGACCGTCGAGGGCGGGAAGGTCCGTCTAACCGAATACGGAAAAGGCTTTAAGGTTTATCTCGATAGGCACCTGCCGGAAATCGAGGCTTATTTGCGCCGGGCTTTCAGGCTCTTCAGGCCGCCGGCGTGGCGCCCGGGGCGGAGCAAACTGCTGGCGGAGGGTCAGGGAGGTATCGGGCCGAGGCAGCTTAAAATGCGCGACGGGAGTGCTCCGGCAGGTGAGCTGGCCGTGGCGGAGACGGTTAACGCCGCGGCCAGAAGGAGTGTTGAAACGGTCGGCGGCGGTCTGGAAATAAGCGCCGAGGATTTGCGGGAATTTGTGCGGAAACGGCGGCAGAAGGCCGAGCTTTGCCTGGTGGTCGATGCCAGCGCCAGTATGACCGGGCAGCGCCTCAGGGCGGCGAAGTTTTTGGCCAGGCACTTATTGCTTTCCACGCCGGACCGCCTATCGATCATCGCTTTCCAGGAGGATTCGGCCAAGCTCGTTCTGCCGCTGACGCGCGATTGGCAGCTTGTCGAGAATAGCCTGAGGGGGATCAGGTCCTACGGTTCGACGCCTCTGGCGGGCGCTCTGACCGCTTGCCTCGCTTACTTGCATGATGCCAATGTGCGTAACCCGTTGATTATTCTTATCACCGACGGTATTCCTACGGTGGCTGATCACTCCCGCGATCCGCTTGCCGATTCTTTGGAGGCGGCGGCAGCGATCAGGCAATCCGGCTACGGTTTTGCCTGTATAGGCCTGAAACCGCACCGCAGCTTTCTCGCGCAGCTGGCCGAGCGGGCCGGGGGCAGTCTGTATGTTATGGAGGAGCTCGAAAAGCATGCGATGGTGAATGCGGCATGGTGCGAACGCGCGGGTCGCGTCCTGTGA
- a CDS encoding LapA family protein, whose amino-acid sequence MLSLVLALVFALLVAVFAIQNSLPVTVAFLAWSFQTSLVLVILGAAIFGALAVVSLAVPMQVRARWDLTKALHRQGELEAEAKTLQERLDRESGKESAEGEGKGGM is encoded by the coding sequence ATGCTATCTTTGGTACTGGCGCTTGTTTTTGCTTTACTTGTAGCAGTGTTTGCCATCCAGAACTCCCTCCCGGTTACGGTTGCTTTTCTTGCCTGGAGTTTTCAGACTTCACTCGTCCTTGTTATCCTCGGGGCGGCGATCTTCGGGGCGCTGGCCGTGGTTTCGCTGGCTGTACCCATGCAGGTCAGGGCTCGGTGGGATTTAACGAAGGCGCTGCATCGCCAGGGGGAACTGGAGGCAGAGGCGAAAACGCTGCAGGAACGGCTGGACCGGGAGTCGGGCAAGGAGTCGGCCGAAGGAGAAGGCAAGGGCGGTATGTAG